A window of the Cicer arietinum cultivar CDC Frontier isolate Library 1 chromosome 6, Cicar.CDCFrontier_v2.0, whole genome shotgun sequence genome harbors these coding sequences:
- the LOC101490952 gene encoding berberine bridge enzyme-like 3, with amino-acid sequence MELSLVLTTLTIVTFISTVTSQSPIQNFVSCFSKFHEPSHSPITQVIYTPNNKTFSTILNQHIRNKRFKLGSTPKPLAIITAKSASDVQATVKCAKSNNIQIRIRSSGHDFEGYSYVSDVPFIILDMFLINGINIDIHNEVAWVESGATIGKLYYTISKTSEFYAFPAGICYSLCAGGHFSGGGYGPLTRKFGLAADNIVDAKIVDVNGKILDRKAMGEDLFWAITGGGGASFGVILSWKIKLVKIPNLVTVFDVTKTLEEGAIDLVYKWQLIASKMPDELFIIAKPRVVKNAKDGKNVVQVHFVGLFVGTNEKLLPLINKNFPELGLKSSDCHQLPWVRSTLIWNGIPTEANLKALLDEPKANETVYVKAQSDILMKPIPKEGIKAIFQKMIEDDTFFMYWIPYGGIMNKISTSAKPFPNRKGILFMIQYSNYWREDTPGTIEREINFSRSLFKFMTPYVSNSPRGAIMNYRDADIGANLPSNVTKMEISKVYGIKYFKDNFGRLVNAKTKVDPDNFFRYEQSIPTKLK; translated from the coding sequence ATGGAATTGTCTTTGGTCTTGACAACCTTAACTATTGTCACGTTTATTTCCACAGTAACATCACAATCACCCATTCAAAATTTTGTGAGTTGTTTCTCTAAGTTCCATGAACCTTCACATTCCCCTATCACTCAAGTGATTTACACACCAAACAACAAAACATTCTCAACCATTCTAAATCAGCACATACGAAACAAGAGATTTAAACTAGGTTCAACACCGAAACCTTTGGCAATAATAACTGCAAAAAGTGCTTCTGATGTTCAAGCAACAGTTAAATGTGCAAAAAGTAACAACATTCAAATCAGAATCCGAAGTAGTGGTCATGATTTTGAAGGTTACTCATATGTATCTGATGTTCCTTTTATTATACTTGACATGTTTCTTATAAATGGAATAAATATAGATATACATAATGAAGTAGCATGGGTTGAATCTGGAGCAACAATTGGAAAGCTTTATTATACAATTAGTAAGACATCCGAATTTTATGCTTTCCCTGCTGGTATCTGTTATTCTTTGTGTGCTGGAGGTCATTTTTCAGGTGGTGGGTATGGACCTCTGACAAGAAAATTTGGTCTTGCTGCTGATAATATTGTTGATGCAAAAATTGTTGATGTTAATGGTAAAATTCTTGATAGAAAAGCAATGGGGGAAGATCTTTTTTGGGCTATAACCGGTGGTGGTGGGGCTAGTTTTGGTGTCATTCTTTCATggaaaattaaattagttaagATACCTAATCTTGTAACTGTTTTTGATGTGACAAAAACTTTAGAAGAAGGTGCAATTGATTTAGTTTACAAATGGCAATTAATTGCATCAAAAATGCCCGATGAACTTTTCATTATCGCGAAGCCTAGAGTTGTAAAAAATGCTAAGGATGGTAAAAATGTCGTGCAAGTTCATTTCGTTGGTCTATTTGTGGGTACAAATGAAAAGCTTTTACCTTTGATTAATAAGAATTTTCCTGAATTGGGTTTAAAATCTAGTGATTGTCATCAATTACCTTGGGTTAGATCAACTCTAATTTGGAACGGTATCCCAACAGAAGCAAATCTTAAAGCATTGTTGGATGAACCAAAAGCCAACGAAACAGTCTATGTTAAAGCCCAATCAGATATTTTGATGAAACCAATTCCAAAAGAAGGTATTAAGGCCATATTTCAAAAGATGATTGAAGATGATACTTTTTTTATGTATTGGATTCCTTATGGTGGAATAATGAATAAGATATCAACATCAGCTAAACCATTTCCTAATAGAAAAGGGATATTGTTCATGATTCAATATTCTAATTATTGGCGTGAAGATACTCCTGGAACTATTGAACGTGAAATCAATTTTTCCAGAtctctttttaaatttatgacaCCTTATGTTTCAAATTCTCCAAGGGGAGCAATTATGAATTACAGAGATGCTGATATTGGTGCCAATCTTCCAAGTAATGTCACCAAAATGGAGATTTCTAAAGTCTATGGAATCAAgtattttaaagataattttggTAGATTAGTTAATGCCAAAACAAAGGTTGATCCTGATAACTTTTTTAGATATGAACAGAGTATACCTACAAaacttaaataa